In Nicotiana tabacum cultivar K326 chromosome 17, ASM71507v2, whole genome shotgun sequence, one DNA window encodes the following:
- the LOC142171506 gene encoding transcription factor PIF1-like — protein sequence MNHSVPNFEMDDDYSNIPTTFGITTPSKKSTVVDEDIMELIWQNGQVIAQSQNQRSQTVAASAPPLFIQEDEMATWLQYPLDDSSFERDLYADFLYNTPSSSVVTAAVPPPGEIDTTTVEIRSNPPPSQLRCTEGEFSQRLQNFGHFSRLPKAKSQNCKSSSGNTARASTIVESNETPIAEVSRVSDNVAPVSAGNGGGRTTTDTTTAAAETSSGREMSTAACEFMGTSSASGSRGSVSASAELQPLPPLQEAALTPAEDRKRKGRESDNEERSEDAEFESADAKKQTSSSTSTKRSRAAEVHNLSERRRRDRINEKMKALQELIPRCNKSDKASMLDEAIEYLKSLQMQVQMMSMGCSMVPMIYPGVPQYMPTMGMGMHMGMGTGMGMNRPMVPYPSLMPGPAMQNTAAAVAQMTPRFPVPAYHLPPVPVPDPSRIRAANQPDHPIMNSLVGHNTNQPRLPNLGDPYQQYYALHQAQVLPQNQRAEQPSSSNPSSRIEESPANHQTG from the exons ATGAATCACTCTGTTCCTAATTTCGAAATGGATGACGACTACTCGAATATTCCTACAACTTTTGGTATCACCACCCCGTCAAAGAAGTCCACAGT AGTGGATGAAGATATAATGGAGCTAATATGGCAAAATGGACAAGTAATTGCCCAAAGCCAAAATCAAAGATCTCAAACAGTAGCAGCTTCAGCTCCACCACTATTTATACAAGAGGATGAAATGGCCACGTGGCTTCAGTATCCACTCGACGATTCTTCTTTCGAGCGTGATCTCTATGCCGATTTTCTCTATAATACGCCGAGCTCCTCCGTTGTCACCGCCGCCGTGCCGCCGCCGGGAGAGATAGATACTACCACGGTGGAGATCCGTTCGAATCCGCCTCCGTCTCAATTGAGATGTACTGAGGGCGAATTTTCACAAAGGTTACAGAATTTCGGGCATTTTTCGCGATTGCCTAAAGCAAAATCGCAAAATTGTAAATCGAGTTCTGGTAACACAGCTAGGGCATCAACGATTGTCGAATCGAATGAAACTCCAATTGCAGAGGTTTCACGGGTATCAGATAATGTAGCGCCAGTTTCCGCCGGGAATGGCGGAGGAAGGACCACGACTGACACTACTACGGCGGCGGCAGAAACAAGCAGCGGCAGGGAAATGTCGACGGCGGCATGTGAATTCATGGGGACGTCATCGGCAAGTGGCTCGAGAGGTAGTGTAAGTGCCAGTGCGGAACTGCAGCCGCTTCCGCCGCTGCAGGAGGCGGCGCTTACGCCGGCGGAGGATCGGAAACGGAAAGGAAGAGAATCTGACAATGAAGAACGTAGTGAG GATGCTGAATTTGAGTCTGCTGATGCAAAGAAGCAAACCAGCAGTTCTACATCCACAAAGAGATCTCGTGCCGCAGAAGTTCATAATCTTTCTGAAAGG AGACGTCGAGATAGAATAAATGAGAAGATGAAGGCTCTACAAGAACTCATACCGCGGTGCAATAAG TCAGACAAAGCTTCAATGCTGGATGAAGCGATTGAGTACCTTAAATCATTGCAAATGCAAGTGCAG ATGATGTCCATGGGATGTAGCATGGTCCCTATGATATATCCTGGAGTCCCGCAATACATGCCAACAATGGGAATGGGTATGCATATGGGGATGGGTACGGGAATGGGCATGAACCGGCCAATGGTGCCATATCCATCTCTAATGCCAGGTCCGGCAATGCAGAATACAGCTGCAGCAGTAGCACAAATGACTCCTAGATTTCCTGTTCCAGCATATCATTTGCCGCCAGTTCCTGTACCTGATCCGTCCAGAATCCGAGCAGCGAACCAGCCAGATCATCCAATAATGAACTCACTTGTTGGACATAATACTAATCAGCCCAGACTTCCAAATCTTGGTGATCCATATCAACAATATTATGCTCTACACCAGGCACAAGTGTTACCACAG AATCAGCGAGCGGAACAGCCCAGCAGCAGTAACCCAAGCAGCCGCATAGAAGAAAGTCCAGCAAATCATCAAACTG